The Hemibagrus wyckioides isolate EC202008001 linkage group LG10, SWU_Hwy_1.0, whole genome shotgun sequence genome includes a window with the following:
- the r3hdm4 gene encoding R3H domain-containing protein 4 isoform X2 — MVVLNSNASNEEHDIILIEERCSSLPSSPAKRVSPAKRKQFFISQAIRNSDLTPKAKGKKSLRRQENTRYLHNLLERDECSKDETEVQETASPTIFTEACTNGNYMEHWSDFMNRSGEEQEKLLALLDEETTRQSNASKASKDQRELNPAFTAQECFQRIDRKLRATLKRKHIPKTTLELLESDLLTFFEAHPQSIYVAKLSNRYVFQTLIVIVVSNGSCVSWRKNSTQCSVSFLTCLFSPVLRDCCFMPFVSTWTSPQPVLTVMEHDRPRSSTSKRGSSLLHHCSRLIWTRGAESRTPSPHCQPNWPV; from the exons ATGGTTGTACTTAACAGTAACGCCAGTAATGAAGAACATGATATAAT TCTGATTGAAGAGCGCTGCTCCTCACTGCCCAGCTCTCCTGCCAAACGCGTGTCTCCAGCCAAAAGGAAGCAGTTCTTTATAAGCCAAGCCATACGGAACTCTGACCTTACCCCCAAAGCCAAGGGTAAAAAAAGTTTGAGAAGACAGGAGAACA CTCGCTACCTGCACAATCTCCTGGAGCGGGATGAGTGTTCCAAAGATGAGACCGAAGTACAGGAGACAGCCTCGCCGACCATTTTCACTGAAGCGTGCACCAACGGAAACTACATGGAG cACTGGAGTGACTTCATGAACCGCTCAGGAGAAGAGCAGGAGAAACTGTTGGCCCTGCTGGATGAGGAGACAACAAGACAGAGTAACGCTAGCAAGGCCTCTAAagaccagagagagt TGAACCCAGCCTTCACCGCTCAGGAATGCTTCCAAAGAATTGACCGGAAGTTGCGTGCTACATTGAAACGCAAACACATTCCCAAG ACTACATTGGAGCTTCTGGAGAGTGACCTGCTGACCTTTTTTGAAGCTCACCCACAATCTATATATGTCGCCAAACTGAGCAACAGGTATGTTTTCCAAACACTGATAGTGATAGTGGTCAGTAATGGTTCTTGTGTTTCATGGAGGAAAAATTCAACACAGTGCAGCGTTTCATTCCTAACATGTTTATTCTCACCAGTTTTGAGAGACTGTTGCTTCATGCCATTTGTCAGTACATGGACCtcgcctcagcca GTACTGACTGTAATGGAGCACGACAGACCAAGGTCGTCAACAAGCAAGAGGGGTTCCTCCCTCCTTCACCATTGCTCTCGGCTTATTTGGACCAGAGGAGCTGAGAGCAGGACACCATCCCCGCACTGCCAACCAAACTGGCCAGTATGA
- the r3hdm4 gene encoding R3H domain-containing protein 4 isoform X4 has product MVVLNSNASNEEHDIILIEERCSSLPSSPAKRVSPAKRKQFFISQAIRNSDLTPKAKGKKSLRRQENTRYLHNLLERDECSKDETEVQETASPTIFTEACTNGNYMEHWSDFMNRSGEEQEKLLALLDEETTRQSNASKASKDQRELNPAFTAQECFQRIDRKLRATLKRKHIPKVLTVMEHDRPRSSTSKRGSSLLHHCSRLIWTRGAESRTPSPHCQPNWPV; this is encoded by the exons ATGGTTGTACTTAACAGTAACGCCAGTAATGAAGAACATGATATAAT TCTGATTGAAGAGCGCTGCTCCTCACTGCCCAGCTCTCCTGCCAAACGCGTGTCTCCAGCCAAAAGGAAGCAGTTCTTTATAAGCCAAGCCATACGGAACTCTGACCTTACCCCCAAAGCCAAGGGTAAAAAAAGTTTGAGAAGACAGGAGAACA CTCGCTACCTGCACAATCTCCTGGAGCGGGATGAGTGTTCCAAAGATGAGACCGAAGTACAGGAGACAGCCTCGCCGACCATTTTCACTGAAGCGTGCACCAACGGAAACTACATGGAG cACTGGAGTGACTTCATGAACCGCTCAGGAGAAGAGCAGGAGAAACTGTTGGCCCTGCTGGATGAGGAGACAACAAGACAGAGTAACGCTAGCAAGGCCTCTAAagaccagagagagt TGAACCCAGCCTTCACCGCTCAGGAATGCTTCCAAAGAATTGACCGGAAGTTGCGTGCTACATTGAAACGCAAACACATTCCCAAG GTACTGACTGTAATGGAGCACGACAGACCAAGGTCGTCAACAAGCAAGAGGGGTTCCTCCCTCCTTCACCATTGCTCTCGGCTTATTTGGACCAGAGGAGCTGAGAGCAGGACACCATCCCCGCACTGCCAACCAAACTGGCCAGTATGA
- the r3hdm4 gene encoding R3H domain-containing protein 4 isoform X3 yields MVVLNSNASNEEHDIILIEERCSSLPSSPAKRVSPAKRKQFFISQAIRNSDLTPKAKGKKSLRRQENTRYLHNLLERDECSKDETEVQETASPTIFTEACTNGNYMEHWSDFMNRSGEEQEKLLALLDEETTRQSNASKASKDQRELNPAFTAQECFQRIDRKLRATLKRKHIPKTTLELLESDLLTFFEAHPQSIYVAKLSNSFERLLLHAICQYMDLASASTDCNGARQTKVVNKQEGFLPPSPLLSAYLDQRS; encoded by the exons ATGGTTGTACTTAACAGTAACGCCAGTAATGAAGAACATGATATAAT TCTGATTGAAGAGCGCTGCTCCTCACTGCCCAGCTCTCCTGCCAAACGCGTGTCTCCAGCCAAAAGGAAGCAGTTCTTTATAAGCCAAGCCATACGGAACTCTGACCTTACCCCCAAAGCCAAGGGTAAAAAAAGTTTGAGAAGACAGGAGAACA CTCGCTACCTGCACAATCTCCTGGAGCGGGATGAGTGTTCCAAAGATGAGACCGAAGTACAGGAGACAGCCTCGCCGACCATTTTCACTGAAGCGTGCACCAACGGAAACTACATGGAG cACTGGAGTGACTTCATGAACCGCTCAGGAGAAGAGCAGGAGAAACTGTTGGCCCTGCTGGATGAGGAGACAACAAGACAGAGTAACGCTAGCAAGGCCTCTAAagaccagagagagt TGAACCCAGCCTTCACCGCTCAGGAATGCTTCCAAAGAATTGACCGGAAGTTGCGTGCTACATTGAAACGCAAACACATTCCCAAG ACTACATTGGAGCTTCTGGAGAGTGACCTGCTGACCTTTTTTGAAGCTCACCCACAATCTATATATGTCGCCAAACTGAGCAACAG TTTTGAGAGACTGTTGCTTCATGCCATTTGTCAGTACATGGACCtcgcctcagcca GTACTGACTGTAATGGAGCACGACAGACCAAGGTCGTCAACAAGCAAGAGGGGTTCCTCCCTCCTTCACCATTGCTCTCGGCTTATTTGGACCAGAGGAGCTGA
- the r3hdm4 gene encoding R3H domain-containing protein 4 isoform X1, translating to MVVLNSNASNEEHDIILIEERCSSLPSSPAKRVSPAKRKQFFISQAIRNSDLTPKAKGKKSLRRQENTRYLHNLLERDECSKDETEVQETASPTIFTEACTNGNYMEHWSDFMNRSGEEQEKLLALLDEETTRQSNASKASKDQRELNPAFTAQECFQRIDRKLRATLKRKHIPKTTLELLESDLLTFFEAHPQSIYVAKLSNSFERLLLHAICQYMDLASASKSIRCLCISHARILSTEIISCNFGVLLRLRLFASLILFWKGFFVHDCDISININKLVALALLPLAFPYFVLMYMVFDLQASYKAFHTLKFKVAYE from the exons ATGGTTGTACTTAACAGTAACGCCAGTAATGAAGAACATGATATAAT TCTGATTGAAGAGCGCTGCTCCTCACTGCCCAGCTCTCCTGCCAAACGCGTGTCTCCAGCCAAAAGGAAGCAGTTCTTTATAAGCCAAGCCATACGGAACTCTGACCTTACCCCCAAAGCCAAGGGTAAAAAAAGTTTGAGAAGACAGGAGAACA CTCGCTACCTGCACAATCTCCTGGAGCGGGATGAGTGTTCCAAAGATGAGACCGAAGTACAGGAGACAGCCTCGCCGACCATTTTCACTGAAGCGTGCACCAACGGAAACTACATGGAG cACTGGAGTGACTTCATGAACCGCTCAGGAGAAGAGCAGGAGAAACTGTTGGCCCTGCTGGATGAGGAGACAACAAGACAGAGTAACGCTAGCAAGGCCTCTAAagaccagagagagt TGAACCCAGCCTTCACCGCTCAGGAATGCTTCCAAAGAATTGACCGGAAGTTGCGTGCTACATTGAAACGCAAACACATTCCCAAG ACTACATTGGAGCTTCTGGAGAGTGACCTGCTGACCTTTTTTGAAGCTCACCCACAATCTATATATGTCGCCAAACTGAGCAACAG TTTTGAGAGACTGTTGCTTCATGCCATTTGTCAGTACATGGACCtcgcctcagccagtaagtcGATCAGATGTTTGTGTATTTCTCATGCTAGGATTCTTTCcactgaaattatttcctgCAATTTTGGAGTTCTACTAAGACTAAGACTATTTGCCAGTCTAATCCTATTCTGGAAGGGGTTTTTTGTTCATGATTGTGatataagtataaatataaataaactagtAGCTTTGGCACTGCTACCTTTGGCATTTCCATACTTCGTGTTAATGTACATGGTCTTTGACTTGCAAGCTTCATACAAAGCCTTTCACACACTTAAGTTTAAAGTTGCGTATGAGTAA